A window of Aeromicrobium sp. A1-2 contains these coding sequences:
- a CDS encoding carboxymuconolactone decarboxylase family protein, with product MTPTTHTAGHGKDVLDDLSPLHRALRRAIPDVYQGFGELHKASFAPGALDVKTKELIAVAIGVVESCDGCIASHTQAAVRAGATRQEAAEAIGVTFLMNGGPATIYGPRAYDAFCEFADAAAPTQEESTHA from the coding sequence ATGACACCCACGACCCACACGGCCGGGCACGGGAAGGACGTCCTCGACGACCTCTCCCCTCTGCACCGGGCTCTTCGCCGGGCGATCCCCGACGTCTACCAGGGCTTTGGCGAGCTGCACAAGGCGTCGTTTGCTCCCGGTGCCCTCGACGTCAAGACCAAGGAGCTGATCGCCGTCGCGATCGGCGTCGTCGAGAGCTGCGACGGCTGCATTGCCTCACACACTCAGGCCGCGGTCCGCGCCGGCGCCACCCGGCAGGAGGCGGCCGAGGCCATCGGCGTCACGTTCCTGATGAACGGCGGTCCCGCGACGATCTACGGTCCGCGCGCCTACGACGCGTTCTGCGAGTTCGCCGACGCCGCCGCGCCCACCCAGGAAGAGAGCACCCATGCCTGA
- a CDS encoding HPF/RaiA family ribosome-associated protein, translated as MQIQVNTDNNVDSGDQLTKLVEDGIEMALGPQSMRITRVDVHFGDESAGRATEADMKCMIEVRPASHEPVVVTDHASTTEEAFHGAVDKMQHLLASLFGKLDDRHPGQPSGKRS; from the coding sequence ATGCAGATTCAGGTCAACACCGACAACAACGTCGACTCCGGCGATCAGCTCACCAAGCTCGTCGAGGACGGGATCGAGATGGCCCTGGGTCCCCAGTCGATGCGCATCACGCGGGTGGACGTCCACTTCGGCGACGAGAGCGCAGGCCGCGCGACAGAGGCGGACATGAAGTGCATGATCGAGGTTCGTCCTGCCAGCCACGAGCCGGTCGTCGTGACCGACCACGCGTCGACGACCGAGGAGGCGTTCCACGGGGCCGTCGACAAGATGCAGCACCTGCTGGCAAGCCTGTTCGGCAAGCTTGACGACCGGCACCCCGGCCAGCCCTCCGGCAAGCGCTCGTAG
- a CDS encoding DUF2892 domain-containing protein: MPESLNLDRAVLAFAGIMILIGVLLTALVSTWWLLLLGFVGLNVLQSSVTGVCPAAMVFAKLGVAPGCAFSPRGSTETNAST, from the coding sequence ATGCCTGAATCACTGAACCTCGACCGTGCCGTCCTTGCCTTCGCTGGCATCATGATCCTGATCGGTGTGCTGCTCACGGCGCTCGTCTCGACCTGGTGGTTGCTCCTGCTCGGCTTCGTGGGACTCAACGTCCTGCAATCCAGCGTGACGGGGGTCTGCCCGGCCGCGATGGTCTTCGCCAAGCTCGGCGTCGCTCCTGGCTGCGCATTCTCCCCCCGAGGATCGACCGAGACGAACGCCTCAACCTGA
- a CDS encoding crotonase/enoyl-CoA hydratase family protein: protein MSSVIVVETALDGRVLLIKLNRPEARNAVNGEMARELAAVMDRLDADPALRLGILYGEGRGFSAGMDLKAFLDGDLPTVEGRGFGGFAQSPPRKPLIAAIEGFAVAGGLELALACDLIVAAHDAKLGLPEVKRSLTAAGGGLLRLAQRIPYHVAAEIALTGDPLPAQRLYDVGLINRLAEPGQALDMAMSLAAQIVDNAPLALEGTKFVLAGAGDWGMAEGWDKQHDITVSVSTSEDAREGATAFAERRPPVWQGR, encoded by the coding sequence ATGTCATCAGTCATTGTGGTGGAGACCGCCCTGGACGGACGGGTGCTCCTGATCAAGCTCAACCGCCCGGAGGCGCGTAACGCGGTCAACGGTGAGATGGCCCGTGAGCTTGCGGCGGTGATGGACCGCCTCGACGCCGATCCAGCGCTTCGCCTGGGGATCCTGTACGGCGAGGGCCGGGGGTTCAGCGCGGGGATGGACCTCAAGGCGTTCCTCGACGGGGACCTGCCCACCGTCGAGGGCCGAGGCTTCGGTGGGTTCGCGCAGTCCCCGCCGCGCAAACCGCTGATCGCGGCGATCGAAGGCTTCGCCGTCGCCGGTGGACTGGAGCTGGCGCTGGCGTGCGACCTCATCGTGGCCGCGCACGACGCCAAGCTGGGGCTGCCTGAGGTCAAGCGGTCGCTGACCGCCGCGGGCGGGGGACTGCTGCGTCTCGCGCAGCGGATTCCGTACCACGTCGCCGCGGAGATCGCTCTGACCGGAGATCCCCTGCCCGCTCAGCGCCTGTACGACGTCGGGCTGATCAATCGCCTGGCCGAGCCGGGTCAGGCGCTCGACATGGCCATGAGCCTGGCGGCGCAGATCGTCGACAACGCGCCGCTCGCCCTGGAGGGCACCAAGTTCGTGCTCGCGGGGGCGGGCGACTGGGGGATGGCCGAGGGCTGGGACAAGCAGCACGACATCACCGTCAGCGTCAGCACGTCCGAGGATGCGCGCGAAGGTGCCACGGCATTCGCCGAACGCCGACCTCCCGTGTGGCAGGGACGCTGA
- a CDS encoding excinuclease ABC subunit UvrA encodes MLKHPEIDLHGTPLPEGSSGWIRVRGAREHNLQNVDVDLPRDSFVVFTGVSGSGKSSLAFGTVFAESQRRYFESVAPYARRLLSQVGAPAIDTLDGLPPAVALQQARGAASSRSTLGTLSSLSDVLRLLFSRAGTYLDGAEHLPAAAFSPNTAVGACPTCHGSGVARSTTEALLVPDPTRSIDDGAIGVWANKAWVGLNVRRMVTKLGIDIHAPWHTIPQADRNWLLFTDEEPRMLLQGNKQGEASAYHGHWSSAQKYLLRNLAKTQSPTQREKLEAFIADGPCPTCHGRRLRPAALAVTFAGVDIAAMAAKPLSEVCALLDTGLEEQARGTGRHGAAASSAARSLVKDFSARVEAIIGLGLGYLSMDRSSTALSPGELQRVRLAGQLRAGLFGVLYVLDEPSAGLHPADSEALYAALRELVAAGNSLFVVEHDLSIARNADWVVDVGPSAGVLGGHVVHSGPPEGLADVEDSATAEFMFSRTAAPTLAARQPTDWNTIDHLSLHNLQDVSIRLPSGVMTAITGVSGSGKSSLLAAIVERLEAPGEAIGDPQRIISIDQRPIGRSPRSNLATYTGLFDGVRRLFAATPDALERGWAAGRFSFNVEAGRCPTCEGEGFIAIELVFLPTSYSTCPTCHGSRYNPETLEVHYRGRDIGEVLAMTVQEASAFFTEVPGVHRSLATLLDVGLGYLTLGQPATELSGGEAQRIKLATELQRPRRENTVFVLDEPTGGLHPVNVRDLVRVLGRLTDAGDTVIIVEHDMQIIAAADWVIELGPGGGDLGGTVVASATPAGLLEVADSITAPYLRRSLAR; translated from the coding sequence ATGCTCAAGCACCCCGAGATCGACCTGCACGGAACGCCCCTTCCAGAGGGTTCCTCCGGCTGGATCCGGGTCCGTGGAGCGCGCGAGCACAACCTGCAGAACGTCGATGTCGATCTCCCCCGCGACTCCTTCGTGGTCTTCACCGGCGTTTCAGGGTCCGGCAAGTCCTCGCTGGCGTTCGGTACGGTCTTTGCGGAGTCTCAGCGCCGCTACTTCGAGTCGGTGGCGCCCTACGCCCGCCGGCTCCTGTCACAGGTCGGCGCTCCCGCCATCGACACCCTCGACGGGCTTCCTCCGGCCGTAGCGCTCCAGCAGGCGCGCGGCGCCGCGAGCTCCCGGTCGACCCTGGGAACTCTGAGCTCCTTGTCGGACGTCCTCCGGCTCCTGTTCAGCCGGGCCGGGACCTATCTCGACGGAGCAGAGCACCTCCCCGCGGCGGCGTTCTCGCCCAACACCGCCGTCGGCGCCTGTCCCACGTGCCATGGGAGCGGGGTCGCGCGCAGCACCACGGAGGCGCTGCTCGTGCCTGACCCGACCCGGTCGATCGATGACGGGGCGATCGGCGTCTGGGCGAACAAGGCATGGGTGGGACTCAACGTTCGACGCATGGTCACCAAGCTCGGGATCGACATCCACGCCCCGTGGCACACGATTCCCCAGGCCGATCGCAACTGGCTGCTCTTCACCGACGAGGAGCCCCGGATGCTCCTCCAGGGCAACAAGCAGGGCGAGGCGAGCGCCTACCACGGTCACTGGTCATCGGCCCAGAAGTACCTGCTGCGCAACCTGGCCAAGACCCAGTCGCCCACACAGCGCGAGAAGCTCGAGGCCTTCATCGCCGATGGGCCCTGCCCGACGTGTCATGGCAGGAGGCTGCGACCGGCGGCCCTCGCGGTCACGTTCGCCGGGGTCGACATCGCAGCGATGGCGGCGAAGCCGCTGTCGGAGGTGTGCGCCCTGCTCGACACCGGGTTGGAGGAGCAGGCACGCGGCACTGGCCGCCACGGCGCTGCTGCCTCGTCGGCCGCCCGGTCGCTCGTCAAGGACTTCAGCGCCCGGGTCGAGGCGATCATCGGACTCGGACTCGGCTACCTGTCGATGGATCGCAGCAGCACTGCCCTCTCCCCCGGCGAGCTGCAGCGCGTGCGCCTGGCCGGTCAGCTGCGCGCGGGGCTGTTCGGCGTCCTCTATGTCCTGGACGAGCCGTCCGCGGGCCTGCACCCGGCCGACTCCGAGGCGCTGTACGCCGCGCTGCGTGAGCTGGTGGCTGCCGGCAACTCGCTGTTCGTCGTCGAGCACGACCTGTCGATCGCCCGGAACGCCGACTGGGTCGTCGACGTCGGCCCCAGCGCCGGCGTCCTCGGCGGTCACGTCGTGCACAGCGGACCCCCTGAGGGGCTGGCCGATGTCGAGGACTCGGCGACTGCCGAGTTCATGTTCAGCCGGACCGCGGCTCCGACGCTGGCCGCCCGACAGCCCACCGACTGGAACACGATCGACCACCTGTCCCTGCACAACCTGCAGGACGTCAGCATCCGCCTGCCCAGCGGCGTCATGACCGCGATCACGGGGGTCTCGGGGTCGGGCAAGTCCTCCCTGCTGGCCGCGATCGTCGAGCGACTGGAGGCCCCGGGCGAGGCGATCGGCGATCCCCAGCGCATCATCTCGATCGATCAGCGACCGATCGGTCGCTCTCCACGCTCGAACCTCGCGACCTACACGGGTCTGTTCGACGGGGTGCGACGACTCTTCGCCGCCACCCCGGATGCTCTCGAGCGCGGGTGGGCGGCGGGTCGATTCTCGTTCAACGTCGAGGCGGGCCGTTGCCCGACCTGCGAGGGCGAGGGATTCATCGCGATCGAGCTCGTCTTCCTACCGACGAGCTATTCGACCTGTCCCACGTGCCACGGCTCGCGCTACAACCCCGAGACGCTCGAGGTCCACTACCGGGGACGGGACATCGGTGAGGTGCTTGCCATGACGGTGCAGGAGGCCTCGGCGTTCTTCACCGAGGTTCCTGGGGTACACCGCTCACTGGCCACGCTGCTGGACGTCGGACTCGGCTACCTGACCCTCGGGCAGCCGGCGACCGAGCTGTCCGGCGGTGAGGCCCAGCGGATCAAGCTCGCCACAGAGCTCCAGCGTCCGCGTCGTGAGAACACCGTGTTCGTGCTGGACGAGCCGACCGGTGGGCTCCACCCGGTCAACGTCCGCGACCTCGTCCGCGTGCTGGGTCGGCTCACCGATGCCGGTGACACCGTGATCATCGTGGAGCACGACATGCAGATCATCGCCGCGGCCGACTGGGTCATCGAGCTGGGACCCGGCGGCGGCGATCTCGGGGGCACCGTCGTCGCCTCGGCCACCCCGGCAGGGCTGCTGGAGGTCGCCGACAGCATCACCGCGCCCTATCTGCGGCGATCACTCGCCCGCTGA
- a CDS encoding aminotransferase class V-fold PLP-dependent enzyme: MKDDSERPGDSPLLRRIRASVVGDDHVMIGPFGPRRVTYADYTASGRALGFIEDFIRQQVLPSYANTHTESSGTGLQTTRLRSDARQIIHDAVGADDSTVVIFAGSGCTGAIDKLIGILGLRIPSVLEDRYHLSDAIPAAERPVVFLGPFEHHSNELPWRESIADVVSIPADGDGHIDLAQLEAELIAHADRPLKIGSFSAASNVTGIISDTAAISSLLHRHGALSFWDFAAAAPYVEIEMNGPDADDLDCYKDAIFLSPHKFIGGPSTPGVLVVRRDLLTNRVPDVPGGGTVTYVNPDEHRYLTDAAQREEGGTPAIVESIRAGLVFQLKQAVGIEVIRETEERFLRRALDRWADEPTIEILGNLDAERLSIVSFVIRAPSGKFLHHNFVVALLNDLFGIQSRGGCSCAGPYGHRLLGIELERSREFEREITRGCEGIKPGWVRINFNYFISEAVFDYISEAVALVARDGWRMLGEYLFDPATGIWLHRRGLVEPPLRLDQISYGPEGQMQHPAQPPTSPESMLAEHLAEGVRLLAEQEPPALDGSGDLVSRDFEHIRWFELPDVCIRPTSRRSAG, translated from the coding sequence ATGAAGGACGACTCCGAACGTCCCGGTGACTCACCGCTGCTGCGCCGCATCCGCGCATCGGTGGTCGGCGACGATCACGTGATGATCGGTCCGTTCGGACCCAGGCGAGTCACCTATGCCGACTACACCGCTTCGGGGCGGGCGCTGGGGTTCATCGAGGACTTCATCCGTCAGCAGGTGCTTCCCAGCTATGCCAACACGCACACCGAGTCCAGCGGCACCGGGTTGCAGACCACCCGGTTGCGGTCGGACGCACGCCAGATCATCCATGATGCCGTCGGCGCAGACGACAGCACCGTGGTGATCTTCGCCGGCTCAGGATGCACCGGAGCGATCGACAAGCTGATCGGCATTCTCGGCCTGCGCATCCCCTCGGTGCTCGAGGACCGCTACCACCTCAGCGACGCCATTCCGGCCGCTGAGCGACCGGTCGTCTTCCTCGGCCCCTTCGAGCACCACTCCAACGAGCTGCCATGGCGCGAGTCGATCGCCGACGTCGTCTCGATCCCGGCAGATGGCGACGGGCACATCGATCTGGCCCAGCTCGAGGCGGAGCTCATCGCGCACGCCGACCGCCCCCTGAAGATCGGCAGCTTCTCGGCCGCGAGCAACGTCACGGGAATCATCAGCGACACGGCCGCGATCTCGTCGCTGCTCCATCGTCACGGCGCCTTGTCCTTCTGGGACTTCGCCGCCGCGGCACCGTACGTCGAGATCGAGATGAACGGTCCCGACGCGGACGATCTCGACTGCTACAAGGACGCGATCTTCCTCAGCCCGCACAAGTTCATCGGCGGGCCGAGCACCCCAGGGGTACTGGTGGTGCGACGTGACCTGCTGACCAACCGGGTTCCGGATGTCCCCGGCGGCGGAACCGTCACCTACGTCAATCCGGACGAGCACCGCTACCTGACGGACGCGGCCCAGCGCGAGGAAGGTGGTACGCCCGCGATCGTCGAGTCGATCCGGGCCGGCCTGGTCTTCCAGCTCAAGCAGGCCGTCGGCATCGAGGTGATCCGCGAGACCGAGGAGCGTTTCCTGCGGCGCGCTCTGGACCGTTGGGCGGACGAGCCCACCATCGAGATCCTCGGAAACCTCGACGCGGAGCGACTTTCGATCGTCTCGTTCGTGATCCGCGCACCGAGTGGGAAGTTCCTGCACCACAACTTCGTAGTTGCCCTACTCAACGACCTGTTCGGCATCCAGTCCCGGGGCGGGTGCTCGTGCGCCGGCCCGTACGGCCACCGGCTGCTCGGCATCGAGCTCGAGCGGTCCCGCGAGTTCGAGCGGGAGATCACCAGGGGGTGCGAGGGGATCAAGCCCGGCTGGGTCCGGATCAACTTCAACTACTTCATCTCCGAGGCGGTCTTCGACTACATCAGCGAGGCCGTCGCGCTGGTCGCTCGCGACGGGTGGCGCATGCTCGGCGAGTACCTGTTCGATCCGGCGACCGGCATCTGGCTCCATCGCCGCGGGCTCGTGGAGCCGCCGCTGCGGCTCGACCAGATCAGCTACGGACCCGAGGGGCAGATGCAGCACCCGGCCCAGCCGCCGACCTCGCCCGAGTCGATGTTGGCAGAGCACCTCGCTGAAGGCGTCCGTCTGCTTGCCGAGCAGGAGCCTCCCGCCCTCGATGGGTCCGGCGACCTCGTGTCTCGCGACTTCGAGCACATCCGCTGGTTCGAGCTGCCTGACGTCTGCATCCGCCCGACCAGCCGCCGAAGCGCGGGATAG
- a CDS encoding NAD(P)/FAD-dependent oxidoreductase translates to MGIVKIITRQARKGVMMADIVVLGAGVSGHTAALHLNRLLGKDDTVTVVSPNSQWNWIPSNIWVGVGRMSKKQVVFPLAPVYARKGIEFRQAKAIAIRPDGDQTDPRGAVDVVHTSRATAGREERIRYDYLINATGPQLKFGATEGLGPDGHTVSVCTADHAIEAAAALRESIELMQGGTPQTLVVGMGHGTCTCEGAAFEYVFNVDHELRQAGVRDLARLVYLTNEAALGDFGVDGMTFEENGFQTSSELWTASLFRERDVEPILGAHVERVEAGVVHYETLDGEHHSLGFDFAMLLPPFGGVPLAAYDRSGADITDTMFAPSGFMKVDADYTPKPYEDWRAEDWPETYLAPGHDNIFAVGIAFAPPHQISRPRKSLNGTVIAPAPPRTGMPSGVMGKTAALTIVDRIKHGARAPAHTASMAHMGAACVASAGAGMRNGSAAAMTMMPVVPDYARFTTGRDLRDTRGEIGLSGHWVKLALHYLFIHKAKARFGWHLIPE, encoded by the coding sequence ATGGGTATCGTGAAAATCATCACCAGACAAGCACGAAAGGGAGTCATGATGGCCGACATCGTCGTCCTCGGAGCAGGAGTGTCCGGACACACCGCAGCGCTTCACCTCAATCGGCTGCTGGGGAAGGACGACACCGTCACGGTCGTGTCGCCGAACTCGCAGTGGAACTGGATCCCGTCGAACATCTGGGTCGGCGTCGGCCGGATGTCCAAGAAGCAGGTCGTCTTTCCACTCGCGCCGGTCTACGCACGCAAGGGCATCGAGTTCCGGCAGGCCAAGGCCATCGCAATTCGACCGGACGGCGACCAGACCGATCCACGCGGCGCTGTCGACGTCGTTCACACCAGTCGCGCGACGGCAGGTCGGGAGGAGCGGATCCGCTACGACTACCTGATCAATGCGACCGGCCCTCAGTTGAAGTTCGGCGCGACCGAGGGTCTCGGACCTGACGGTCACACCGTGTCGGTGTGCACGGCCGATCACGCCATCGAGGCTGCTGCAGCGTTGCGCGAGTCGATCGAGCTGATGCAGGGCGGCACCCCACAGACGCTCGTGGTCGGCATGGGCCACGGCACCTGCACGTGCGAGGGAGCGGCGTTCGAGTACGTGTTCAACGTCGACCACGAGCTGCGTCAGGCGGGCGTACGCGACCTCGCGCGGCTGGTCTACCTGACGAACGAGGCCGCACTTGGCGACTTCGGCGTCGACGGGATGACGTTCGAGGAGAACGGGTTCCAGACCTCGAGCGAGCTGTGGACCGCCTCGCTGTTCCGCGAGCGCGACGTCGAGCCGATCCTCGGCGCACATGTCGAGCGGGTCGAAGCCGGAGTCGTGCACTACGAGACCCTCGACGGCGAGCACCACAGCCTGGGCTTCGACTTCGCGATGCTGCTGCCGCCCTTCGGGGGCGTACCTCTGGCCGCCTACGACCGCTCCGGTGCCGACATCACCGACACCATGTTCGCCCCCAGCGGGTTCATGAAGGTCGACGCCGACTACACGCCCAAGCCGTACGAGGACTGGCGTGCCGAGGACTGGCCGGAGACCTACCTGGCCCCGGGCCACGACAACATCTTCGCGGTCGGCATCGCCTTCGCCCCCCCGCACCAGATCTCCCGCCCGCGCAAGAGCCTGAACGGCACGGTCATCGCGCCGGCCCCGCCCCGCACCGGCATGCCGTCAGGGGTCATGGGAAAGACCGCGGCCCTGACCATCGTCGACCGGATCAAGCACGGCGCCCGCGCACCCGCGCACACCGCCTCGATGGCACACATGGGCGCCGCGTGCGTCGCCTCGGCCGGCGCCGGCATGCGGAACGGCTCGGCCGCCGCCATGACGATGATGCCCGTCGTGCCGGACTACGCACGGTTCACCACCGGTCGCGACCTGCGCGACACCCGCGGGGAGATCGGGCTCAGTGGTCACTGGGTCAAGCTCGCCCTGCACTACCTGTTCATCCACAAGGCCAAGGCCCGCTTCGGCTGGCACCTCATCCCGGAGTGA